The following is a genomic window from Niabella soli DSM 19437.
TAAGATAGATACGCTATATAAGCAGTTAAATAAATTGTCGTTGGATCCGGAATCCAAACGCCTGGTGGAACATTGCCATCAGCAATTTGTAATGAATGGCGCAGCGCTTCCCGATTCAAGTAAGGAGCAGTTAAAAAAACTGAATGAGGAAGAAGCAACACTTAGTACAAAGTTTAGTAACCAATTACTGGCAGCTGCAAAACAGGGAGCGTTGGTGGTGCATTCAAAAGAACAACTGGCCGGACTGACGGATGCAGAGATCGCTGCTGCGGCGGAGGCGGGAAAGGCCAGGAGTGAAAAAGGTGCCTACGTGTTATCCTTAACGAATACCACCCAACAGCCAGACCTGCAATCCTTAACAAACCCGGAAGTGCGCAAAAACCTTTTTGAAGCTTCCTCGACCCGTGCAGAGAAAGGGGATTCGAACGATACCCGTAATAATATTTTGCGCATCGCGGCCATACGCAGGGAAAAGGCCGGGTTGCTTGGTTTTCCCAGTTACGCCGCCTGGAAACTGCAGGACCAAATGGCCAAAACTCCCGCAGCGGTAAATAATTTTTTGAGTAAACTGGTGCCACCGGCCCTTGCAAAAGCAACTGCAGAGGCGCGGGATATTAAAGCAATGAAATTGCAGCAAAAAGATACCGGTGCCCTGGAGCCTTATGATTGGGATTTTTATGCTGAGAAGGTGCGCAAGGCAAAATATGACCTGGATGAGTCGGAAGTAAAACCCTATTTTGTGCTGGATAGTGTGCTGAAGAACGGTGTTTTCTTTGCTGCTAACCAGTTGTATGGGATCACATTTAAACAAAGAACCGATCTTCCCGTTTACCAGGAAGACGTAAAAGTGTATGAAGTGTTCGATAAAGACGGAACACCAATGGCGTTGTTTTATACAGATTATTTTAAAAGGGATAATAAAAATGGGGGCGCCTGGATGGATAATTTTGTTACACAATCCAAATTGTTGAACACCCGGCCGGTTGTTTATAATGTATGTAATTTTCCCAAACCCGTAAAAGGGCAACCGGCTTTACTGAGCTTTGACGACGTAACCACCATGTTCCATGAATTTGGTCATGCGTTGCATGGGATGTTTGCCGATCAACAATATCCCTCCCTGTCCGGTGCCAATGTATCCAGGGATTTTGTTGAAATGCCCTCGCAGTTTAATGAGCATTGGGCGCTCGATTCAACAGTGTTGAAAAACTACGCAAGGAATTACAAAACAGGCGCCGTGATTCCGCAAGCCCTGGTAGATAAAATAAAAAATGCCGGTACTTTTAATCAGGGGTATGCCATGACGGAGTTGCTGGCAGCCGCTGAACTGGACATGCAATGGCATTTGCTGGGGGCAAAGGACAGCGCCGTTACCGATGTGGACGCCTTTGAAAGAAAAGCATTGACTAAAACAGGCACTGCTGTTGCTTATGTGCCGCCGCGTTACCGGTCTTCTTATTTTTTGCACATCTGGGCAAATGGCTATTCGGCTGGCTATTATGCTTATAGTTGGGCCGAGATGCTAGACCATGACGCGTTTGCCTGGTTTAAAGAAAACGGCGGGCTCAACAGGGCCAACGGACAGCGATTTCGCGATATGATCCTGTCTAGAGGAAATACTGAGGACCTGGCAACTTTATACAAAGCCTTCAGGGGAAAAGAACCCAGTATTGAGCCGTTGCTGGAAAACCGCGGATTGGTTGTCCCTGGCAAGAAGAAATAACGATATAAATGTTTTAATAGCGAGGTTGTGGTGCGGGGAATGGAATTTTAGAGAGCGGCAACATGCAAAACGCTACCGTCGGGTTCGTATGACGATTAAAATGAGGCAGCCTGTTGGCGATAAATCCTTCGCGTCTCCGCGCCTCCGCGGTTAAATAGAAATACGTCCATTTCGGTTACCTTTGTTCATCATCAACCTTTGGCGTTATGTCTGTAAAGGCCGATTTATTTCAGAGTCCGGATTATTTTGAAGTGGATGCACTCTTTACGGAGGAGCACCGGATGATCCGTGATGCGGTGCGGGCTTATGTAAAGAAAGAAATTTCCCCGATCATTGAGCGTTACGCGCAAGAGGCCGCTTTTCCGGAGCAGATTGTAAAACAATTGGGAGCGCTGGGATGTTTTGGCCCCACTATTCCCACCCAATATGGCGGTGGAGGCCTGGATTATATCAGCTATGGACTGATGATGCAGGAGCTGGAACGGGGCGATAGCGGTGTTCGCTCCACGGCATCGGTCCAGGGTTCGCTGGTGATGTATCCCATTTATGCTTTCGGAAACGAAGCGCAAAAACAAAAATATTTGCCAAAGCTGGCTGGCGGCGAATGGCTGGGCTGTTTCGGGCTAACGGAGCCCGACCATGGTAGCGACCCCTCCAGTATGAATACCCATTTTACAGATGCCGGGGACCACGTAATTTTAAATGGTGCAAAAATGTGGATCAGCAATGCGCCATTTGCACAGGTTGCCGTGGTATGGGCAAAAGATGAAGCCGGGATCGTGCAGGGGTTGATCGTGGAGCGCGGGATGCCGGGCTTTTCAACGCCCACCACCCATAATAAATGGAGCCTGAGGGCGTCAGCAACCGGCGAGCTGGTTTTTGATAATGTACGGGTGCCCAAAGAAAATATCCTGCCGGGCGTTAAAGGGATGAAAGGGCCGCTGAGCTGTTTAAATAAAGCCCGCTTTGGTATTGCCTGGGGGGTGATCGGCGCGGCAATGGATTGTTATGATACCGCGCTGCGTTATGCAAAAGAACGATCACAGTTTGGAAAACCTATTGCCGGTTTCCAGTTACAACAGAAAAAACTGGCGGAAATGATCACCGAAATTACTAAGGCGCAATTACTGAACTGGCGGCTGGGGGTGCTGATGAACGAGGGCAGCGCTTCTCCGCAGCAGGTGAGCATGGCCAAAAGAAATTCCTGTGCCATTGCCACGCAGATCTGCCGGGACGCGCGCCAGATATTAGGCGGGATGGGCATTACCGGCGAATACCCGGTGATGCGGCATATGATGAACCTGGAAAGTGTGATTACATATGAGGGTACCCATGATATTCATTTGCTGATAACCGGCATGGATATAACAGGGATGAATGCGTTTAAATAAGTGAAAAGTGAATAGTAAGAAGTGAATATGGTCAATGGTCGCCGTAGGGGCCAATAATAATTGGCCCATCAATGCACCGGTGTACAAGAGTGCGACGCAACGAAGAGGCCACCTGTACAGCAGCCCGGATAAAAGGTAGCGGTCAATAACCATTGACCTCATGAAAAAGTAAGGGTCAATAATCATTGACCCCAACGAAAAATATAAGAGAATCATGCGCATTTATTTGATAGGATTTATGGGAGCGGGCAAAACACATTGGGGAAAACAGCTCAGTAAAAAAATGGAGCTGCCCTATTACGACCTGGACGACCTGGTGATTGAATCGGAAGGGAAACCGATCAATCAGATTTTTGAAGAAAACGGGGAAGAATATTTTCGCATGCGCGAGAAGGAAGTTTTGTACATGATAACCGAGAGCCATCCTGATCTGCTGCTTTCCTGTGGCGGCGGCGCTCCCTGCTATTTCAATAATATCGACTATATGAATGCGCACGGGGTTACAGTATGGCTTAACACGCCTTTTGATATTTTATTGGGCCGCTTGCGCCAGCAGCGGCTGCATCGCCCCTTATTAAAAGATCTGGATGATGAACAATTGAGGGCTTATGTTGTTAAGAAAAACAACGACCGGCGTATTTATTACGAACAGGCAAAGCTAAAAGTGGACGATACCCATATTAAACCCGAGGAGTTTGTAAAAAAAATAATGAATGCATAAATTATACCTGAGCATTGGAGCCGCTGTTGCAGGCATTGGCGTTATTTTGGGCGCTTTTGGCGCGCATAAATTAAAAGAAATAGCCCCGGATACCGTGCCTACCTTTCAAACCGGCGTGCAGTACCAGATGTACCATGCTATTGCTTTGCTGCTGGTGGCAATTGTTTATGAAAAGTTCCCTGTAAAAATGTTGTCCTGGGCGGGAGCGGCCTTTTTGATCGGGATCATCCTGTTCTCCGGTTCGCTTTATGCGCTAACGGCGCTGAAAGCCACAGGAAAAGTGGGGTTGGGCGGCGTTGGAATTCTTACTCCTATCGGTGGGCTGTTTTTTATCGCCGGCTGGGTCTGTTTCCTGTTGGGGGTGGTTAATAATAAATGATTGTTTGCCGAAAAATCTGATTGTCAGCCCGTTTTTCCTTTCCGCACCGGCCAATTTTTAGCAGCTTCTGGTAGGTATTTCTCCGTTCGTAAATAGTATCTTTGTTCCATGTCGACTAAGAGTAAATCGAAGAGTAAAAAACCAACAGCTCGGATCAGTACTAAGAAACCAACCGCCGGAACCTGGAAAGTTGAAAAGGAAGAAAAAATTCAACTGAAGGCATTGGCTAAAGATGAACGCACCTGGAAAATCGCAGGCGTTACTTTCCTGGTAGTTTCTATTTTTCTTATCATATCTTTTTTATCTTATTTTTTTACCTGGAAGCAGGATTTTACTCAATTATCAAGGGGCAGTGAGATCCTTTGGAATTCTGATGTAAAGGTGGAGAACCTGCTGGGGAAACTGGGCGGTCTCTCTGCACAATATTTTATTTACCGGCTATTTGGCGTGGCGGCCGTGTTGATCTGCACTTTCTTTTTTGTAATAGGGGTGAACCTGATGTGGCGACGCAAAGTGTTTTCCGTTTGGCGCAACCTGAAATATGTAACGTTGGGCATGTTGGTAGTATCGGCCATTTTGGCCTACCTGCTGCACGATGAAGAATTCCGTTATGGCGGGGGGGTAGGTAATGTTATAGCGCATTGGCTGGTTGCGTCCCTGGGAAAAATTGGTGCAGGCGCCGTACTGGCACTGATCGTGATCGGGTATTTTATCTGGCAGTTCAATCCCGTTTTCAGCTTTCCTAAAAAATTGAAAAGGCCTGTTCTGCCTGCAGATGAGGCGGCGGCCGATGAAACTATGCCGGGCGAACAGCCGGTTATTGCAGTGGTTGAAAATGCAACACCTGTTGATACGGGCACCGGGGGAGCAAAACTGGTCATGGATACTGCTGCCGAAAAACCGAAATATGATATCAGGCTGATCAATAAGGAGCCGGAAGTGCATGCCATGGAAGAAGAGGAAGGGCATGAACGCATTACCGTATTAAAGCCGACTGCAAAAAGGCCCGAACCGGTTATTGAAACGGAGCCTGAAAAAGATGCTGCACAGGAGTTGGCGATCCCCTCAAAAATAGTGTCGAAAGACAAGCCGGTGTTAGATGATAATCTGAAACTGGAGATCAATTCAGGCCCTATAACCCCCGCTCAACCGGCAGCACCGGCGGCCGAAAAGAAAAAAACTTACGAGCCTGCCCTGAACCTGAGGAGTTACAAGAAGCCTACTACGGATCTGCTGGAAACGCACGGAAGTGAAAAAGTGATACAGGATCAAAACGAGCTGGAAAATAATAAGAACCAGATCATTCAAACCCTGCGCAATTACGATATCGAAATACAACGCATAAGCGCCACCGTTGGACCAACGGTAACGCTTTATGAAATTGTACCTGCCGCCGGGGTGCGTATTTCCAAGATCAAGAACCTGGAAGACGATATTGCCCTGAGCCTGTCGGCGCTTGGTATCCGTATCATCGCACCCATTCCCGGGCGTGGCACCATTGGTATCGAAGTGCCCAATGCCCGGAAGAGCATTGTAAGTATGAAAACCTTGCTGGCTTCGGATGAGTTTACAAAAAGCACTTATTCCTTACCCATTGCGCTGGGAAAGCGGATCGATAATAAAAATTTTATCGTAGATCTGGCTACCATGCCGCACCTGCTGATGGCCGGTGCTACGGGTCAGGGTAAATCAGTTGGTATCAATGCGATCCTGGTATCGCTGCTGTACAGCAAACATCCCTCGCAATTAAAGTTTGTATTGGTGGATCCTAAAAAGGTGGAGCTGAGCGTTTATAGCCAGATCGTAAACCATTTCCTGGCGCGCCTGCCCAACGAAGAAGATGCGATCATTACCGATACTAAAAAAGTGATCAATACACTCAATGCGCTTTGTATTGAAATGGATACCCGTTATGATCTTTTAAAAGACGCAGGCTGCCGGAATATAAAAGAATACAACGCCAAGTTTACGGAACGCAGACTGAACCCTGAAAAGGGGCACCAGTTCATGCCGTTTATTGTATTGGTGGTGGATGAATTTGCAGACCTGATCATGACTGCCGGTAAGGAAGTGGAAATGCCGATTGCACGCCTGGCCCAGTTGGCGCGTGCCGTGGGTATTCACTTGATCATTGCCACGCAACGTCCGTCTGTAAATATCATCACCGGTATTATTAAAGCCAACTTCCCCGCGCGTATCGCATTTAAAGTAAGTAGTAAGATCGATAGCCGTACGATCCTGGATGCCGGCGGTGCCGATCAGTTGATTGGTAAAGGTGATATGCTGATCAGCCTAAACGGCGAGCTCTCCCGTTTACAATGTGCCTTTGTTGATACGCCTGAGGTAGACAAAGTGGTCGACTTTATTGCCTACCAGGAAGGCTATCCCGAACCATTTCTTTTACCGGAGTATATTGATGAAAAAGACCTTGAAGCCGGTGGCGATTTTGATCTGGATGACCGCGATTCCCTTTTTGAAGATGCCGCTAAGCTCATTGTGGCTAACCAGATCGGCTCCACCTCCTTATTGCAGCGAAGAATGAAACTGGGCTATAACCGTGCGGGCCGCCTGATGGACCAGTTGGAACAAGCGGGCATCGTTGGCCCTAATCAGGGCAGTAAGGCCCGGGAGGTGCTCATAAAAACAGAAGCAGAATTGCAGCAGCACCTGGATATGTTAGGGTAAGGGCTGTTAAAAACTGTTAACACCGCAACCCTGAAACGCGGAAGACGTCTAAGGATTATAATAATTTTCAAATCAAATTAAATAACTATGAAGAAGTTATATGTAAGTGGAGCTCTTTTACTGGCAACCTTTTTTTCATTTGCGCAGCAAAGAGATCCAAAGGCGAAGGCAATACTGGATGAAGTGAGCACTAAGTTTAAAACCTACCAAACTGTTTCAGCTAATTTTGCTTATTCCATACAAAATGCGCAGGGAAAAGTATTGTCAAAGAAGAGCGGTACGGTGAATATGAAGGGGCAAAAGTTCAATATATCCTTCGGCAATAATAAGATCATCAGTGATGGTACTACCATCTGGAACTATGACCCCTCCTCAAAAGAAGTAACGGTAAATACTGCAAATAAATCGGAGAGTACCATTACTCCGCAGAAATTGTTTACTGATTTTTATAACAAGGACTTTATGTACGTAATGGGAAATGATTCGAAGATTGGCAGTAAAACCGTTACCAATATCATTATGCAGCCCATCGATAAAAATAAGCCGTTCAGCCGTCTATATCTTGCAATTGATAAGGCCGCCAAAACAGTAGTGGGCACCACAGTGGTTGAAAAAGGCGGTAACCGGTATGTGTATATGATCAGCAGCCTGAAACCAAATGTACCGATGCCGGATACCCAATTCACCTTTGATAAAGCAAAATATCCCGGTGTGGAAGTGGTGGATTTGAGGTAAGCATTTATAGATAAATAATTGTGGGGGCCTGTTTTCAGGCCCCTTTTTCAGAGCTAAAATTTATTTCATGATCAATTTTGATTTAAACGGGAAGGTGATTGTAGTAACCGGCGGCACCGGTATTTTAGGTAAAGCCTTTGTGGATGGAATTGCGGAGGCCGGAGGAATACCGGTCATCATGGGTAGAAATGAAGCCGTTGCCCAGGAGCGGGAGGCGGCCGTCAAAGCCAAAGGAGGCAAGGCGCTGGCCCTTATTGCCGATGTAACAAATGAGCAGGAGTTGCTTGAGGGAAGAGACCGGGTACTGGATGCGTTTGGTACCATTGACGGATTGGTGAATGCTGCGGGCGGCAATATGAAAAAAGCGGTTATCCAAAAAAATATGGACATTTTTGACCTGGATATTCCCGCGCTACAGGCGGTAATGAACCTCAACCTGTTTGGAACCATTCTTCCTACCCAGGTTTTTGGAAAAGTGCTTGCAGAAAAAGGCGGCGGCAGCATTGTAAATATTTCTTCCATGGCCGCACAGCGTGCAATTACAAGAGTGCTGGGCTATAGCCTTGCCAAAAGTGCGATTGACAATTATACCAAATGGTTCTCTATGGAGCTGGGCAATCGTTACGGTGATGCGATCCGCATGAACGCTATTGCTCCGGGATTTTTCCTGACGGAACAGAACCGGGAACTGCTTACCAATGCTGACGGATCCTATACAGAGCGGGGCAATTTGGTGGTGCAGCATACACCGTTTAAACGGTTTGGACATCCTGAAGAATTGACTGGCGCACTGATCTGGTTGCTGAGCGATGCCTCAAAATTTGTAACCGGAACCGTAGTAAATGTAGATGGCGGTTTTGCTATTTTCAGCGGGGTATAGATACATCTTCAAAGAAGCATAGTTTTTTGCCACTAATGCACGAATATGCGCCAGCGGCACCTATTGTTTTGTGCCTATTTTTGGAAGAAGCAATACCAGATAATTTATTCGTGAATGCTGTACAACTAAGTCGTTTAAGCTGATTTTAAATTGCATAAGCACAGAAATCACAGTGTCTAAAGCAGCATGAATTAGGGATGACTAATTTTTTTGGCCCGCAGATTTACGCATCCCGATAAATCGGGAGCCAATGGCGCGGCGCGGATTACCCTTCATTCTTCTGCGAAAGTCTGCTTCCGATAAATCGGAATGCGGAGACCTTTGACCCGTTGATCTGCAGGGGTCATTTTCGTTGTATACTTAAATCATCCAGCAACACAGAACGATGGAATTTGTGGCGATTTTTAAATTTGCCGCGTCTTTGCTCCTCCGCGTCGTTGCTAGAAATTTAACCGCGAAGGCGTCGGTGTCGATCTGTGTTTCTGCGGCTTTTTATTCCAAGAAAATTATCATTTATATTCTGAAAACAAAAGAGGCCGGATGAAATCCAGCCTCTTTTGTTATATAACCTTTGTTAAAATGACTAACGCATAAATAACAGCTCTCTGTACTTAGACAGATACCATTCCTTGTCGTCAACCAGTAATTCCAGTTTGTCAACATGGTAACGGATCTGATCGAAGAACGCCGCTTTTACCTGGCTTTCATAAGCGATGGCCTTTGTGCGGGTATCCTCAATAGCGTTGCAGATCTTCCTGGCTTCGATCATTTTCTCTACCAGATCACCGGCTTTATTGATGTGCTCGGAAATTTTGTTCAGGATCTGTTTCTGACTGGCATAAGCTGATTCAGGCAATCCGGCTTCTTTCAGCCCGCGGATATTCTGGCTTAGCAATGTCTGGTAACGGATCGCCGGGGGAAGAATGAGGCTGGTGGCCATTTCGCCCATGATACGGCCTTCGATCTGCACTTTTTTGATATATTTTTCCAGCTCAATCTCGTGTCTTGCTTCCAATTCTGCGTGGGAGTAAATACCGTTGCTAACAAACAGCTTTGTATTTTTCTCACTCACCATTGCATCCAGTGCAATCGGGGTGGTCTTTAAATTGGGCAGGCCGCGTTTTTCTGCTTCTTTTTCCCAGGCTTCGCTATAGCCATCGCCTTCAAAAAGGATCTTTTCGCTGGAGATGATATATTCGCGGATCACCTGCATGATCGCGATCTCTTTCTTTTCGCCTTTTTCGATCAGCGCGTCTACTTCTTTTTTAAACTGCTTTAAGGTTTGTGCCATGATGGTGTTTAAAACCGTCATCGGGTTAGCACAGTTGGCAGTAGAACCCACCGCTCTGAATTCGAATTTATTACCGGTAAACGCAAAAGGAGAGGTACGGTTACGGTCAGTATTGTCCTGGAATAATTCCGGAATAGTTTTATGAATATCCAGTTTCAGCATGCTTTCATCCTGCTCATCCATTTTGTCGGATACGCGGTCTTTCACCTCGTTCAGCACCTTGGTAAGATATTCCCCAATAAACACGGAAATAATTGCGGGCGGCGCTTCATTGGCGCCCAAACGGTGATCGTTAGGGGCAGAAGCGATGGATGCTCGTAAAACATCAGCATAATCATGAACCGCTTTAATGGTATTTACAAAGAAAGTAAGGAACATTAAATTGGTCTTGGGCGTTTTGCCGGGCGCTAAAAGATTCACACCCGTATCGGTTGCCAGGCTCCAGTTATTATGCTTGCCACTTCCGTTCACCCCCGCAAATGGTTTTTCATGAAACAGCACGCGCAGGCCGTGACGGGGCGCAATGCGGCTCATAGTGTCCATCAGCAGCGTGTTATGATCCACTGCTAAATTGATCTCTTCATAAATAGGGGCGCACTCAAATTGTGCGGGCGCCACCTCGTTATGCCGTGTACGCAAAGGAATGCCCAGTTTGTAACATTCGTTTTCAAAATCACGCATAAAAGCATAAACCCTTTCAGGGATAGCGCCAAAATAGTGATCTTCCAACTGCTGGTTTTTAGCAGAATTGTGCCCGTAAACCGTTCTGCCGGTCATTACCAGGTCCGGACGTGCATTAAACAGTCCTTCATCTACAACAAAATATTCCTGTTCCCAGCCCAGGGTAGCGTTAACTTTTTCAACATTGCGGTCGAAATAATTGCAAACATCTACTGCTGCTTTATTTAAGGCGTCGATGGACTTTAAGAGTGGCGCTTTATAATCTAATGATTCACCGGTGTAGGATATAAAAATAGTGGGGATGCAGAGGGTGCGTCCGTAGCCGATTTCCACAATGAAGGGGGGCGACGAAGGGTCCCATGCGGTATAGCCGCGTGCTTCAAAGGTGGCTCTTAATCCGCCATTGGGGAAGGAAGAGGCATCGGGCTCTTGCTGAATTAACGCTCCGCCGTCAAATTCTTCGATAGGGGTGCCATCGCCTTTTAAGGTAAAGAACGAATCATGCTTTTCGGCAGTGGTTCCGGTTAAGGGTTGAAACCAGTGGGTATAGTGTGTTACCCCTTTCGCTTCTGCCCAGGCGCGCATGCCTGTAGCGATCTGGTTGGCCACATTGCGGTCAATTTTCTGACCGGCATTAATGGAGGCTTTTAAACTTTTATAAGCTTCATCGCTTAAAAACTTCCTGGCAGTTGTCAGATTAAAAACATGCGATCCGAAAACTTCGGTAATCTTTGGAGTGATTTTGCCCACATCGGTATTGTATGTGTGCAACTCGGCGATTGCGTTAAATCTTAATGACATTTAAAAATATTTTTTGCAAAAATAAATGAAAATTGATATTTGATGAGTATATATTTTCTATTTTTTGATTTTTTATTAAATAAATTTTGAATAAATTGTATGAATTAATTGTTTTTAAGCATAAATAAATATATTATTAATATTTATTATGTAACTGCACGCTCATTTTAATAACCGTGCAGTCTTGCAAAGACGGCAAGCATTATAGCGGAGGTATTAACAGGAATAAATATACTCATAAATTTCGGATAGAACTGCCTTGCCAGCGCTTTTGTGATGTAATGGTTTAACGACAGGACGCCATAGCGCGGGAATAGAATTTCAGAAAGCGGTAATCTGTAGCGGAACCGTCGTTTCGGCGAGCATTTCTGAAAGAAAGCGAGGAGAAATCTAGTAGTTAAAGAACAGGATTTCTTACCCACCGGGCATCGGGTTCAAAATGATGGGGGAATGGTCTTGCGTTCCGGCGGTCAGGATAATTGCTGTGCAGCCAAAAAATGTTCATATAAACGGAGTTGTTTTGTAAATTCGCTGCGATTTTTAAACTACTACATAAAATCAGCTATATATTATAATGGAGATAACTGTAAAAACCGCGGAGCAGCTGCGTTTAACAAAAGAAGAGTTTGAGTTGATAAAAGAAAAACTGGGCCGTACCCCTAATTTTAATGAGTTATGTGCTTTCTCCGCCATGTGGAGCGAGCATTGCAGTTATAAAAACTCTATTAAATGGCTGAAAACGCTTCCGCGCGACGGTGGCCGGATGCTGGTAGCGGCAGGGGAGGAAAACGCGGGGCTGATGGATATCGGCGATGGATTAGGCGTTGTGT
Proteins encoded in this region:
- a CDS encoding shikimate kinase, with translation MRIYLIGFMGAGKTHWGKQLSKKMELPYYDLDDLVIESEGKPINQIFEENGEEYFRMREKEVLYMITESHPDLLLSCGGGAPCYFNNIDYMNAHGVTVWLNTPFDILLGRLRQQRLHRPLLKDLDDEQLRAYVVKKNNDRRIYYEQAKLKVDDTHIKPEEFVKKIMNA
- a CDS encoding DUF423 domain-containing protein, with product MHKLYLSIGAAVAGIGVILGAFGAHKLKEIAPDTVPTFQTGVQYQMYHAIALLLVAIVYEKFPVKMLSWAGAAFLIGIILFSGSLYALTALKATGKVGLGGVGILTPIGGLFFIAGWVCFLLGVVNNK
- a CDS encoding FtsK/SpoIIIE family DNA translocase, producing MSTKSKSKSKKPTARISTKKPTAGTWKVEKEEKIQLKALAKDERTWKIAGVTFLVVSIFLIISFLSYFFTWKQDFTQLSRGSEILWNSDVKVENLLGKLGGLSAQYFIYRLFGVAAVLICTFFFVIGVNLMWRRKVFSVWRNLKYVTLGMLVVSAILAYLLHDEEFRYGGGVGNVIAHWLVASLGKIGAGAVLALIVIGYFIWQFNPVFSFPKKLKRPVLPADEAAADETMPGEQPVIAVVENATPVDTGTGGAKLVMDTAAEKPKYDIRLINKEPEVHAMEEEEGHERITVLKPTAKRPEPVIETEPEKDAAQELAIPSKIVSKDKPVLDDNLKLEINSGPITPAQPAAPAAEKKKTYEPALNLRSYKKPTTDLLETHGSEKVIQDQNELENNKNQIIQTLRNYDIEIQRISATVGPTVTLYEIVPAAGVRISKIKNLEDDIALSLSALGIRIIAPIPGRGTIGIEVPNARKSIVSMKTLLASDEFTKSTYSLPIALGKRIDNKNFIVDLATMPHLLMAGATGQGKSVGINAILVSLLYSKHPSQLKFVLVDPKKVELSVYSQIVNHFLARLPNEEDAIITDTKKVINTLNALCIEMDTRYDLLKDAGCRNIKEYNAKFTERRLNPEKGHQFMPFIVLVVDEFADLIMTAGKEVEMPIARLAQLARAVGIHLIIATQRPSVNIITGIIKANFPARIAFKVSSKIDSRTILDAGGADQLIGKGDMLISLNGELSRLQCAFVDTPEVDKVVDFIAYQEGYPEPFLLPEYIDEKDLEAGGDFDLDDRDSLFEDAAKLIVANQIGSTSLLQRRMKLGYNRAGRLMDQLEQAGIVGPNQGSKAREVLIKTEAELQQHLDMLG
- a CDS encoding acyl-CoA dehydrogenase family protein, with amino-acid sequence MSVKADLFQSPDYFEVDALFTEEHRMIRDAVRAYVKKEISPIIERYAQEAAFPEQIVKQLGALGCFGPTIPTQYGGGGLDYISYGLMMQELERGDSGVRSTASVQGSLVMYPIYAFGNEAQKQKYLPKLAGGEWLGCFGLTEPDHGSDPSSMNTHFTDAGDHVILNGAKMWISNAPFAQVAVVWAKDEAGIVQGLIVERGMPGFSTPTTHNKWSLRASATGELVFDNVRVPKENILPGVKGMKGPLSCLNKARFGIAWGVIGAAMDCYDTALRYAKERSQFGKPIAGFQLQQKKLAEMITEITKAQLLNWRLGVLMNEGSASPQQVSMAKRNSCAIATQICRDARQILGGMGITGEYPVMRHMMNLESVITYEGTHDIHLLITGMDITGMNAFK
- a CDS encoding glutamine synthetase III family protein, whose amino-acid sequence is MSLRFNAIAELHTYNTDVGKITPKITEVFGSHVFNLTTARKFLSDEAYKSLKASINAGQKIDRNVANQIATGMRAWAEAKGVTHYTHWFQPLTGTTAEKHDSFFTLKGDGTPIEEFDGGALIQQEPDASSFPNGGLRATFEARGYTAWDPSSPPFIVEIGYGRTLCIPTIFISYTGESLDYKAPLLKSIDALNKAAVDVCNYFDRNVEKVNATLGWEQEYFVVDEGLFNARPDLVMTGRTVYGHNSAKNQQLEDHYFGAIPERVYAFMRDFENECYKLGIPLRTRHNEVAPAQFECAPIYEEINLAVDHNTLLMDTMSRIAPRHGLRVLFHEKPFAGVNGSGKHNNWSLATDTGVNLLAPGKTPKTNLMFLTFFVNTIKAVHDYADVLRASIASAPNDHRLGANEAPPAIISVFIGEYLTKVLNEVKDRVSDKMDEQDESMLKLDIHKTIPELFQDNTDRNRTSPFAFTGNKFEFRAVGSTANCANPMTVLNTIMAQTLKQFKKEVDALIEKGEKKEIAIMQVIREYIISSEKILFEGDGYSEAWEKEAEKRGLPNLKTTPIALDAMVSEKNTKLFVSNGIYSHAELEARHEIELEKYIKKVQIEGRIMGEMATSLILPPAIRYQTLLSQNIRGLKEAGLPESAYASQKQILNKISEHINKAGDLVEKMIEARKICNAIEDTRTKAIAYESQVKAAFFDQIRYHVDKLELLVDDKEWYLSKYRELLFMR
- a CDS encoding SDR family oxidoreductase; the protein is MINFDLNGKVIVVTGGTGILGKAFVDGIAEAGGIPVIMGRNEAVAQEREAAVKAKGGKALALIADVTNEQELLEGRDRVLDAFGTIDGLVNAAGGNMKKAVIQKNMDIFDLDIPALQAVMNLNLFGTILPTQVFGKVLAEKGGGSIVNISSMAAQRAITRVLGYSLAKSAIDNYTKWFSMELGNRYGDAIRMNAIAPGFFLTEQNRELLTNADGSYTERGNLVVQHTPFKRFGHPEELTGALIWLLSDASKFVTGTVVNVDGGFAIFSGV
- a CDS encoding M3 family metallopeptidase gives rise to the protein MKLTYYYFLSFLILTSCTMQNRNPQPSAGGSESNPLFQESTLPYHTIPFDKIKETDFVPAFEKGMQEEMKEVDHIATDTAIPSFENVFVALERSGQVLKRTNLAFNVLTSANTDDRLQQIQEAMAARLSAHSDSIYMNAKLFHKIDTLYKQLNKLSLDPESKRLVEHCHQQFVMNGAALPDSSKEQLKKLNEEEATLSTKFSNQLLAAAKQGALVVHSKEQLAGLTDAEIAAAAEAGKARSEKGAYVLSLTNTTQQPDLQSLTNPEVRKNLFEASSTRAEKGDSNDTRNNILRIAAIRREKAGLLGFPSYAAWKLQDQMAKTPAAVNNFLSKLVPPALAKATAEARDIKAMKLQQKDTGALEPYDWDFYAEKVRKAKYDLDESEVKPYFVLDSVLKNGVFFAANQLYGITFKQRTDLPVYQEDVKVYEVFDKDGTPMALFYTDYFKRDNKNGGAWMDNFVTQSKLLNTRPVVYNVCNFPKPVKGQPALLSFDDVTTMFHEFGHALHGMFADQQYPSLSGANVSRDFVEMPSQFNEHWALDSTVLKNYARNYKTGAVIPQALVDKIKNAGTFNQGYAMTELLAAAELDMQWHLLGAKDSAVTDVDAFERKALTKTGTAVAYVPPRYRSSYFLHIWANGYSAGYYAYSWAEMLDHDAFAWFKENGGLNRANGQRFRDMILSRGNTEDLATLYKAFRGKEPSIEPLLENRGLVVPGKKK
- a CDS encoding LolA family protein, producing MKKLYVSGALLLATFFSFAQQRDPKAKAILDEVSTKFKTYQTVSANFAYSIQNAQGKVLSKKSGTVNMKGQKFNISFGNNKIISDGTTIWNYDPSSKEVTVNTANKSESTITPQKLFTDFYNKDFMYVMGNDSKIGSKTVTNIIMQPIDKNKPFSRLYLAIDKAAKTVVGTTVVEKGGNRYVYMISSLKPNVPMPDTQFTFDKAKYPGVEVVDLR